A region from the Benincasa hispida cultivar B227 chromosome 12, ASM972705v1, whole genome shotgun sequence genome encodes:
- the LOC120067619 gene encoding uncharacterized protein LOC120067619, with translation MSNAGKPAVNAPFPRRLMKRNDEQQFKHFLELLRQLHINIPLIEALDQMPKYVKFFKNILTKKRRVSEMEVIVLTQECNALVSNSLPKKQKDPGSFTVPCSIGGLDVGHALCDLGVRINLMPLLIFKKLGIDEAQPTSVTLQLADRTIKYLEGKIKDVLVKVDNFIFPANFIILDYEVDRNVPIILGRSFLATGKVLIDVHKGELTMRVGNHEVKFNVLNTLKFPNSEECQLNSIELPEEEVT, from the coding sequence ATGTCTAATGCGGGAAAACCTGCGGTGAACGCACCATTCCCTAGACGCTTGATGAAGAGgaatgatgaacaacaattTAAGCATTTTCTTGAACTCCTAAGGCAACTGCATATCAATATTCCACTTATAGAGGCCTTGGatcaaatgccaaaatatgtcaaattttttaagaacaTTTTGACGAAGAAAAGGAGAGTCAGCGAGATGGAGGTAATTGTGCTAACGCAGGAATGCAATGCGTTAGTAAGCAACAGTCTACCCAAGAAACAGAAGGACCCTGGGAGCTTCACAGTTCCGTGCTCGATAGGAGGGTTGGATGTGGGACATGCGTTGTGCGATTTGGGAGTAAGAATTAATCTCATGCCACTCTTAATCTTTAAGAAACTGGGAATTGATGAAGCACAACCCACTTCTGTTACTCTTCAACTCGCTGACAGAACAATCAAATACCTTGAAGGAAAGATTAAAGACGTTCTGGTAAAAGTTGACAACTTCATATTCCCAGCAAATTTTATCATCTTGGACTATGAAGTAGATAGGAATGTACCAATTATCCTTGGACGCTCCTTTCTAGCTACTGGAAAAGTTTTAATAGACGTGCATAAAGGAGAATTGACTATGCGTGTAGGCAATCATgaggtgaagtttaatgtgttaaacACATTAAAATTCCCAAACAGTGAAGAATGTCAACTGAACAGTATAGAGTTGCCTGAAGAAGAAGTGACCTAA